In Rattus rattus isolate New Zealand chromosome 3, Rrattus_CSIRO_v1, whole genome shotgun sequence, one genomic interval encodes:
- the LOC116895579 gene encoding calcium-binding mitochondrial carrier protein SCaMC-1-like, with the protein MSPLLISPLFLLQLLKTYWLDNFAKDSVNPGVVVLLGCGALSSTCGQLASYPLALVRTRMQAQATTEGAPQLSMVGLFQRIVSKEGVSGLYRGITPNFMKVLPAVGISYVVYEDMKQTLGVAQK; encoded by the exons ATGTCTCCCTTGTTgatttctcctttgtttctcctGCAGCTTTTGAAGACCTATTGGCTGGATAACTTTGCAAAAGACTCTGTCAAccctggtgtggtggtgctgCTGGGCTGCGGAGCCCTGTCCAGCACCTGTGGGCAGCTGGCCAGCTATCCTCTGGCTCTGGTGAGGACTCGCATGCAGGCGCAAG CCACCACAGAGGGAGCCCCGCAGCTCAGCATGGTTGGCCTTTTTCAGCGAATAGTCTCCAAGGAAGGAGTGTCAGGACTTTACAGAGGCATCACCCCAAACTTCATGAAGGTGCTCCCTGCCGTGGGCATCAGCTATGTGGTGTATGAAGACATGAAGCAGACGCTAGGAGTAGCTCAGAAGTGA